ATTTTCCGTCCCGATGGCAAGACCCAGGTTTCCTTTGAATATCAGGACGGAAAGCCTGTGCGTATCAACAACGTGGTGGTCTCCACCCAGCACAGCGCCACCGCCAGCCAGGCTGATGTGGCCGAAGCCGTGAAAAAACACGTCATTCGCCCCATCCTGGAACCCTCCGGCTATTTTGACGAAAAGGCCTGCGAAATCTTCATCAACACCACGGGCCGTTTTGTGGTGGGTGGCCCCATGGGCGACTGCGGCCTCACAGGCCGCAAGATCATTCAGGACACCTACGGCGGCAGCGGTCACCACGGCGGCGGCGCGTTCTCCGGCAAGGATCCCTCCAAGGTTGACCGTTCCGGCGCGTACATGGGCCGCTACATTGCAAAAAATGTTGTTGCCGCTGGCCTCGCACCCATATGCGAAGTGCAGATCGCCTATTGCATCGGCGTGGCCCAGCCCGTCAGCGTGCTTGTCTCCTCGCAGGGCACCAGCGACCTGCCGGACGAACTGCTGACCAAGGCCGTGCGCGAAGTCTTTGACCTGCGCCCCTACTTCATCAGCAAGCGCCTTGATCTCAAGCGCCCCATCTACCAGAAGTCTTCCTGCTATGGTCACTTTGGCCGCGAACTGCCGGAATTCACCTGGGAAAAGACTGACGCCGTAGCCGACCTGCGTACCGCCGCCAAGGTGTAGCGCGAGCCTGCATATTCACCCTTTTGAGGTGCAGGAAACTCCTTGCTGGGTTTTCTGCACCTTATTTTATCCATTTTTTTTGCTCGCATATTCCGGCTACATGCTTTTGATCGCCTTAAATTCCGGCTAAATATCCCTTTCATCCGCACGAGTTGCAAGCCGCCTCGCCCTTGCCTATACTGGTTCACTTGACCGCGCCGCTCCGGCGCTATTCTGAGCAGATTCACCCTAGAACTGCCCGTAGTCTGCGCGAGCAGACACCCGCCACAAAGGGCCAGCCGCGATGCATTACGCTGGCAATGCCCCTTGTGAGCGACTAAAAATGCTGTAGTGAAGGCGAGGTAGCACATGGCTGGCAATACATTCGGACAGGCCCTCCGGCTGACAACATTCGGCGAATCCCACGGCGTGGGCCTTGGCGGCGTCATTGACGGCTGCCCGGCTGGCCTGGCCCTGACAGAGGCCGACATTCAGGCCGAGCTTGACCGCCGCAAACCCGGTCAGGGCCCCACCGCCACCAAGCGCAAGGAATCGGACACGGTTCGCCTGCTCTCCGGCGTGTACGAGGGCATGACCACCGGCACGTCCATTGCCTTCTACATCGCCAACGAAGACCAGCGCTCGCACGACTACGGCAATCTGGCCGAAGTTTTCCGCCCCGGCCATGCAGACTGGGGATATTTTCAGAAGTACAACGGCATACGCGACCATCGAGGCGGCGGGCGCTCCTCTGGGCGCGAGACCGCAGCCCGCGTGGCTGGCGGCGTCATTGCCCGCAAGATTCTTGAACGACGTGGCGTAAAAATCATGGCCGCCTGCGTGGAACTGGGCGGAACCGCCGTGCAGGACTGGGCAACCCTTGACCTGGACAATGCCCGCAACCGCCCCTACTGCGCCGCCACCGAGGCCATGCCCTCCCTGTGGGATCAGGTTGTGCTGGCCGCCCGCAAAGCGGGCGACACATTGGGAGGCATTGTGCGCATTGAGGCGCGCAATGTGCCCGCAGGTCTTGGCGAGCCCGTTTTTGACAAGCTGGAGGCTGTGCTGGCCCACGCCATCATGAGCATTGGCGCGGTTAAAGGCTTTTCTGTGGGCGAAGGTTTTGGCGCGGCCAAGTTGCATGGCTCGCAGAACAACGACCCCCTGCTCCCCGCCGACCCGGCGCAGCCCGGCAAGGCCCGCTTTGCTTCCAACCATGCAGGGGGCATACTGGGTGGCATTTCCAGTGGACAGACCATTGTGATGCACGCTGCGGTCAAGCCCATCGCATCCATAGCCGTTACCCAGCAGACCGTGGACAAGGAAGGCAACGCCGCCTCCGTGCTCATTGGCGGACGACACGACCTTGCCGCCATCCCGCGCGTAGTGCCGGTTATGGAAGCCATGACAGCTTTGGCCCTTGCCGATGCCCTGCTGCTCCAGCAGCGCATGGGGCTGGCCCTGTGAACAAAAAGGCCGATGCTCGCACTCTGAACGCCCTGCGTTCTGTTGGCCCGGCAACCATTGAAGACCTGCGCCTGCTTGGCGTTGCGGATATTTCCGCCCTGGCGGGGTGCGACCCTCAGGCCCTGTATGATGAACTGTGCCGCATCAAAGGCCGGAAAATTGATATCTGCTGTCTTGATGTTTTCAATTGCGCTGTTGCCCAGGCAAAGAACCCGGAACTTTCTGATGAACAGCGCAACTGGTTCTGGTGGTCGCGGCAGCGCAAGGCTGCAACAAGCCCAAGGATTGCTGACAAGGCGAGTGCATGAGCAACCTGCCCCTTTTACAAGATCCCGATTCCGTTGAACTCACCGGCACGGTGGAGCGCGTTGTCTTCCACAATGAAGAAAACGGCTACACTGTGCTGCGTTTGTTGCCCGCCAGTGTGAACAGCGGCAACGGCAACGCTGGCCTCACCCGACCACGCGACCCTGTTTCGTGCATCGGGCACATGGTCAACCCGCAAGCGGGCGTGCAGCTCAAGGTATCGGGGCGCTGGGTCAACAACCCCCGTTTTGGCCGCCAGATCGAGTTTCAGAACGCCGATGAAATGCTGCCCGCCACCAGCGAGGGCATCCGCCTCTATCTCGCCTCGGGCCTTATCAAGGGCGTTGGCGAAGAAATGGCCGGGCGCATAGTCGAAGCCTTTGGCACGGATACCATCCGTATTCTTGACGAAGAGCCAGAGCGCCTGCTCAAGGTGCGCGGCGTGGGCAGCAAGAGCCTTGACCGCATCCGCACCTCCTGGGCCGAGCACCGGGGTATGCGCGACCTGCTGCTCTTTTTGCAGCCCCACGGTATTACACCGGCCTACGCTGTACGCATCTACCGCGCTTACGGCGCTGAGGCGCTCGCCATTGTGCGCGAGAATCCCTATCGCCTTGCCATGGATATCCACGGCATCGGCTTTGTTACCGCTGACGCCGCCGCAAGCAAGCTGGGCTTTGAGCACGACAACCCCCTGCGTGTACAGGCGGGGACCCTCTATGTGCTGCAAAAAGCCACGGACGATGGCAACGTCTATTTGCCGCAGGCGGAGCTGACCGAGGCCGTTTGCGCCCAGATCGGCGTTGACGAAGGCCTTGTGGAGGATGCCCTCGCCGCGCTCGAAGCCGATGAGCGCATTGTGCGCGAAGAGCTGGATATGCCCGACGCCCCCGGCGAAATCGGCGTGTACATGCGGCGCTACCACCACTGCGAGTCAAAAACCGCCTTCTACATTCAGCGCCTCTTACGCTCGCCCAAATCCGTGCGTTTTGAAAAGCCGGATGCGCTGGTGGACAAGGTTGTGGGCGAACTGAACATTTCCCTCGCGGCAGAGCAGCTTGAGGCCGTGCGCACCGCCGCCCGCAGCAAGATGATGGTGCTCACCGGCGGCCCCGGCACTGGCAAAACCACCATCATCAACGCCATTATCAAGCTCTTTGGCGAGGTGCGCGCCCGCATACTGCTGGCAGCCCCCACAGGCCGCGCCGCCAAGCGCATGTCTGAAACGTCTGGCCGCGAATCGCGCACCATCCACCGTCTGCTGGAATATAGCCCCAAGGAAGACGGCTTTGCACGCAATGAGGACAATCCCCTCGCCTGCGGTCTCCTTGTGGTGGATGAAGCCTCCATGATGGACACCCTGCTCTTCTACCACCTGCTCAAGGCTGTGCCGCTGGGCGCAACCCTTGTGCTGGTAGGCGATGTGCACCAGTTGCCCTCGGTAGGCCCAGGCAACGTGCTTGCAGATATTATCCGCTCCGGCGTTGTGCCTGTTGTGGAACTGACCGAAATTTTCCGTCAGTCTGCGGAGAGCGAAATCATCTGCAATGCCCACCTCATCAACCGTGGCGAAATTCCCTCGCTTGAATCGAGCAAGGAGCGGCTCTCGGACTTCTACTTTATACATCAGAACGATGCAGAAAAAGCTGCGGAACTCATTGTGGATCTGGTGCGCAACCACATTCCCCGGCGTTTCAACCTCGACCCGGTGGACGACATCCAGGTGCTCACGCCCATGCACAAGGGCGCAGTGGGTGCTGGCCGCATGAACGCCTGCCTTCAGGAAGCCCTGAACCCCCACGGCGTGGAAGTGCGCCGTGGCGACCGCTGCTTCCGCCTGCACGACAAGGTCATGCAGATACGCAACAACTACGACAAGGACGTTTTTAACGGCGACATGGGACGCATCAGCTTTATGGACGTGCGCGAACGCACCCTCAGCATCACCTTTGACGAGCGCGTTGTGCCCTACGAATTTGATGAACTGGATGAAATCGCGCCTGCCTATGCCATTTCCATCCACAAGTCGCAAGGCTCGGAATACCCCGCCGTGGTCATTCCCGTCATGATGCAGCACTATGTGCTTTTGCAGCGCAACCTTATTTACACGGGTGTAACGCGCGGCAAAAAACTGGTCATTCTGGT
This genomic window from Desulfovibrio sp. UIB00 contains:
- the aroC gene encoding chorismate synthase, yielding MAGNTFGQALRLTTFGESHGVGLGGVIDGCPAGLALTEADIQAELDRRKPGQGPTATKRKESDTVRLLSGVYEGMTTGTSIAFYIANEDQRSHDYGNLAEVFRPGHADWGYFQKYNGIRDHRGGGRSSGRETAARVAGGVIARKILERRGVKIMAACVELGGTAVQDWATLDLDNARNRPYCAATEAMPSLWDQVVLAARKAGDTLGGIVRIEARNVPAGLGEPVFDKLEAVLAHAIMSIGAVKGFSVGEGFGAAKLHGSQNNDPLLPADPAQPGKARFASNHAGGILGGISSGQTIVMHAAVKPIASIAVTQQTVDKEGNAASVLIGGRHDLAAIPRVVPVMEAMTALALADALLLQQRMGLAL
- the metK gene encoding methionine adenosyltransferase; the encoded protein is MHTKGKYFFTSESVTEGHPDKVADQISDAILDTLLAQDANAHVACETLVTTGMAVIAGEITTSGYADLPHVVRETIKGIGYNSSEMGFDWQTCAVINAIGRQSPDIAQGVLREKPEDQGAGDQGMMFGFACNETSTLMPAPIYWAHQLSQQLAKVRKDGTVDIFRPDGKTQVSFEYQDGKPVRINNVVVSTQHSATASQADVAEAVKKHVIRPILEPSGYFDEKACEIFINTTGRFVVGGPMGDCGLTGRKIIQDTYGGSGHHGGGAFSGKDPSKVDRSGAYMGRYIAKNVVAAGLAPICEVQIAYCIGVAQPVSVLVSSQGTSDLPDELLTKAVREVFDLRPYFISKRLDLKRPIYQKSSCYGHFGRELPEFTWEKTDAVADLRTAAKV
- a CDS encoding ATP-dependent RecD-like DNA helicase — protein: MSNLPLLQDPDSVELTGTVERVVFHNEENGYTVLRLLPASVNSGNGNAGLTRPRDPVSCIGHMVNPQAGVQLKVSGRWVNNPRFGRQIEFQNADEMLPATSEGIRLYLASGLIKGVGEEMAGRIVEAFGTDTIRILDEEPERLLKVRGVGSKSLDRIRTSWAEHRGMRDLLLFLQPHGITPAYAVRIYRAYGAEALAIVRENPYRLAMDIHGIGFVTADAAASKLGFEHDNPLRVQAGTLYVLQKATDDGNVYLPQAELTEAVCAQIGVDEGLVEDALAALEADERIVREELDMPDAPGEIGVYMRRYHHCESKTAFYIQRLLRSPKSVRFEKPDALVDKVVGELNISLAAEQLEAVRTAARSKMMVLTGGPGTGKTTIINAIIKLFGEVRARILLAAPTGRAAKRMSETSGRESRTIHRLLEYSPKEDGFARNEDNPLACGLLVVDEASMMDTLLFYHLLKAVPLGATLVLVGDVHQLPSVGPGNVLADIIRSGVVPVVELTEIFRQSAESEIICNAHLINRGEIPSLESSKERLSDFYFIHQNDAEKAAELIVDLVRNHIPRRFNLDPVDDIQVLTPMHKGAVGAGRMNACLQEALNPHGVEVRRGDRCFRLHDKVMQIRNNYDKDVFNGDMGRISFMDVRERTLSITFDERVVPYEFDELDEIAPAYAISIHKSQGSEYPAVVIPVMMQHYVLLQRNLIYTGVTRGKKLVILVGESRALHMAVKNNKTRKRFTRLAQRLAPVE
- a CDS encoding helix-hairpin-helix domain-containing protein, which produces MNKKADARTLNALRSVGPATIEDLRLLGVADISALAGCDPQALYDELCRIKGRKIDICCLDVFNCAVAQAKNPELSDEQRNWFWWSRQRKAATSPRIADKASA